One Malania oleifera isolate guangnan ecotype guangnan chromosome 9, ASM2987363v1, whole genome shotgun sequence DNA segment encodes these proteins:
- the LOC131164590 gene encoding oligopeptide transporter 4-like, translating to MGTLELETSFPRQEKPTTAISATGSDHDDISPIEQVRLTVTNTDDSTLPVWTFRMWFLGILSCALLSFLNQFFSYRTEPLVITQITVQVVSLPIGHFLAAVLPTSQFRIPGLGGRVFSVNPGPFNMKEHVLISIFANAGSAFGSGSAYAVGIVNIIKAFYRRHISFLAAWILIITTQVLGYGWAGLLRKYVVEPAHMWWPSTLVQVSLFRALHEKDEQRMSRAKFFVIVLVCSFSWYVFPGYLFSTLTNISWVCWAFSKSVTAQQIGSGMKGLGVGALTLDWSAVASFLFSPLICPFFAIVNVFVGYALIMYVAIPIAYWGLDLYGAQKFAIFSSHLFTAQGQKYNISAIVNDKFEMDLVKYNEHGRIHLSTFFALTYGFGFATIASTLTHVAFFYGREIYERFRASYKGKEDIHTRLMRKYKDIPSCWFHFLLAVSLAVSLVLCIFLNDQVQMPWWGLLFACAMAFIFTLPISIITATTNQTPGLNIITEYVMGVILPGKPIANVCFKTYGYMSMAQAVSFLSDFKLGHYMKIPPKSMFLVQFIGTVIAGTINLSVAWWLLNSIENICQDDLLPPDSPWTCPGDRVFFDASVIWGLAGPKRIFGTLGNYQAMNWFFLGGALGPVVVWLFHKAFPKQSWIPLINLPVLLGATSMMPPATSLNYNSWIIVGTIFNFFIFRYRKQWWQRYNYILSAALDAGVAFMAVLLYFSLSMENKSLTWWGTKGEHCELAACPTAKGIVVDGCPVN from the exons ATGGGCACCCTTGAGCTAGAAACGTCATTCCCCAGGCAGGAAAAACCCACCACCGCCATCTCCGCCACCGGCAGCGACCATGACGACATATCTCCCATCGAACAAGTCCGACTAACCGTAACCAACACCGACGACTCGACCCTACCCGTTTGGACCTTCCGGATGTGGTTCCTGGGAATCCTGTCCTGCGCCCTCCTCTCCTTCCTCAACCAATTCTTCTCCTACCGCACGGAGCCTCTCGTCATAACCCAGATCACAGTCCAGGTGGTCAGCCTCCCCATCGGCCACTTCTTGGCCGCCGTTCTACCCACTTCCCAGTTTCGGATCCCGGGGCTCGGAGGCCGGGTCTTCTCCGTCAACCCGGGCCCGTTCAACATGAAGGAGCACGTCCTCATCTCAATATTCGCCAACGCGGGAAGCGCTTTCGGGTCCGGGTCGGCCTACGCCGTCGGCATCGTAAACATAATCAAGGCATTTTACCGCCGGCATATTTCATTCCTGGCTGCCTGGATTCTTATCATCACTACTCAG GTGTTGGGATACGGTTGGGCTGGGCTGCTGAGGAAGTATGTAGTGGAGCCGGCTCACATGTGGTGGCCGAGCACTCTGGTTCAGGTCTCGCTTTTCCG GGCATTGCACGAGAAAGATGAGCAGCGCATGTCGAGGGCGAAGTTCTTTGTAATAGTTCTAGTCTGTAGCTTTTCCTGGTATGTGTTCCCAGGCTACCTCTTCTCAACACTAACCAACATATCATGGGTCTGCTGGGCATTCTCCAAGTCAGTCACTGCCCAGCAAATCGGCTCAGGCATGAAGGGCCTTGGTGTTGGCGCCTTAACACTCGACTGGTCTGCCGTGGCATCCTTCCTGTTCAGTCCCCTCATCTGCCCTTTCTTTGCCATTGTCAATGTCTTCGTCGGCTATGCCTTGATAATGTATGTCGCCATCCCCATAGCCTACTGGGGGCTAGACCTTTATGGTGCGCAAAAATTCGCCATATTCTCGTCGCACTTGTTCACAGCCCAAGGCCAAAAGTATAACATATCAGCTATTGTGAATGACAAGTTTGAGATGGATTTAGTGAAGTATAATGAGCATGGCCGGATTCATCTAAGCACATTTTTTGCTCTCACCTATGGCTTCGGCTTCGCCACTATTGCATCCACCCTCACTCATGTGGCTTTCTTCTATGGAAG AGAAATCTACGAGAGGTTCCGTGCTTCTTACAAAGGCAAAGAGGATATTCATACCAGATTGATGAGGAAATACAAGGATATTCCTTCTTGTTGGTTTCATTTCTTGCTTGCGGTGAGCCTTGCAGTCTCTCTCGTGCTCTGCATCTTTCTGAATGATCAGGTTCAGATGCCGTGGTGGGGACTCCTCTTTGCTTGTGCAATGGCCTTTATTTTCACACTCCCAATCAGCATCATTACCGCCACGACAAACCAG ACGCCAGGGCTCAACATAATCACAGAATACGTCATGGGAGTAATATTACCAGGGAAACCAATAGCAAATGTATGTTTCAAAACCTATGGTTATATGAGCATGGCTCAGGCTGTTTCCTTCCTCAGTGATTTCAAGTTAGGACATTACATGAAGATCCCCCCGAAATCAATGTTCTTAGTGCAG TTCATAGGAACAGTTATTGCTGGAACAATTAACCTTTCGGTGGCCTGGTGGCTGCTGAACTCTATCGAGAACATATGCCAGGATGACCTCCTTCCACCAGACAGTCCTTGGACATGCCCTGGTGACCGGGTATTCTTCGATGCATCAGTTATATGGGGTCTCGCAGGACCCAAAAGGATATTTGGAACTCTTGGAAACTATCAGGCCATGAATTGGTTCTTCCTGGGGGGTGCATTGGGTCCAGTTGTAGTTTGGCTATTTCACAAGGCATTCCCCAAGCAATCATGGATTCCTCTTATTAACCTTCCAGTCCTTCTGGGAGCGACAAGTATGATGCCACCAGCAACATCACTAAACTACAACTCCTGGATCATAGTTGGAACAATATTCAACTTTTTCATCTTCCGTTACCGAAAGCAATGGTGGCAGAGATACAATTACATTCTGTCAGCTGCTCTAGATGCTGGAGTGGCTTTCATGGCGGTGCTATTGTACTTCTCACTGAGCATGGAGaacaaaagtttgacttggtgGGGTACAAAAGGTGAACACTGTGAATTGGCAGCTTGTCCAACAGCCAAGGGCATAGTGGTAGATGGGTGTCCAGTGAACTAA